The Anomaloglossus baeobatrachus isolate aAnoBae1 chromosome 4, aAnoBae1.hap1, whole genome shotgun sequence genome contains the following window.
GCACatatgcgggtgacatcatcgctgacacgtggtcacatgtctctgacactttctaagccgattggccgctggtcatgtgcttatgatgctttgctcggtgataggccagcgtgacatcattgctggcGTTCTTGcagcggattggctggtgtcctccatcttggatgaggcacagagtctatataagatcctGACGCACGCGgctcggtgctcagtcctcttggttcctgcataggagtagacgctctgtgcatgtcccttgcggcacctattgttcatctaggtgagcgttatcagtagggtaacgctcttgtaccttgcagcttatgctgtggtccgtatcctcgcaccttagtggagtggacataggcaggtgcttgcttcaCATGGTCTGACTTGGCCTTGTGGTTCTGCTCTAagctgagcgctatcggtagggtagcgctcctgtacctttcagctgtACTGTTGTccatatcctcgcaccttagtggagcggacataggtaggttaggtggtcgttgccttctagggtaacactccactacgctgcctcctgcagcagtccgtatcctcgcacactaggggagcggtcataggcaggagtttcaagctagcagccttgctgctgtccgtatccttgcaccacaagtggagcggacataggtaggtgccatattgcacacactacacctagtctctgtgactgttaactgagacaggtgctttcacgctcacagactgtgagacttctatgcccttttatgttgtattcctcactcttttgcatttccactcccatGTTAtgttaataaggtagtcgctgtgacttaaacagtatacgccgctattggccttggtgacactgtgacgcaacagtgtcagtactgctttggtggtacaggtttcccctatcctctgccatactctgcagcagagctctgcacggtggaccctgactgtcggatagccttccattcccttattatcctacAGCCCCCGTAACACACAGTCTTTGTTATTTGCACTGTGTGCATGCTGGGTTAGTGTGTCGACCTGGTTCTAAAAGAGATGCTCCTCACCTAGACAGGTCGCCTAAGCAGGTTATCTACAGATGCAAGTCTGGTTCTATGCTCTGTATGCATGCTGGGTAAGTGTGTCATACTCCTCCACTACTCCATGGTCGCTGGTTAAGCGCAGTTTTCTGAGTGTAGGTGTGGGCAATACTAGGACACTTGAATTTGCTTCATTCCTGTCTCCTCTTCATTCAGCAGCAGGGTTACTGTCGATCTTTCCTTTCTTTATATGTTAAGTTATTTATTATTACCAATGTGAGGACAACATTAGTTATTACACATATCCAATATACCTGTGTGCTGTCAACACAGTATTTCGAGTGTGTATTTGCACCTATCTGCAGCTGTTGTGTCCGCCTTGCTTTTTTGGTTACTAGCTGCAATAGTCcacctctgcacggtggaccccggGTTGCGATTGGGAATTCATTATTTCCTTTCAATCCACGAACCCCGTAATAACTGCTCCCTGTTAGTTCAGGGGAATAATTTTAAAATTCAACTGCAAATCTTTTTTATTAGATAAGTTATCATTttaatttaagatttttttttacagcttCTTTTATATTGTTATTCCGTAGACTGTATATAATGGGGTTGATGAAGGGAATGAATACAGTAAATAGCAGCGACTGGAGTTTACTGATATTCATGGTTTGCTCTTGTGTTGGGAAAATGTAAACACTGAACAATGTCCAGTAGAATATGGAGACCACggtgaggtgggagctgcaggtggagaaggctttctgtCTGCCGGTGCTGGATGAGATCCTTAATATAGCAGCAATAATCTTGGCATAAGATATGATTATTATTATGGTTGGGATGATTATTGAAGGAGAACCTAATAATGTGATTTCAAGGTGAACAATGGAAGTATCGGAGCAGGCGATGTCCAGTAGAGCATTCATGTCACAGAAATAATGGTCAATAATATTGGGACCACAAAATGTTATCATTGTTGTTGTGATAGATTCAACCAATGGATTGGAAAACCCAAATACCCAAGAAATGATGATTAGCCTCACACAACAAGTCTTTGTCATTATAGTAGCATAACGGAGGGGATTACAGATGGCCACGTATCTGTCATAAGACATCACTGTGAGGAGAAGACATTCAAATGCTTCAGAGACACAGAAGATATACAGTTGGGTTATACAGTCAGTAAAAGTAATGGTCCCCCCATTATATAGAAGGATCTGAAGCATCTTGGGGACAATATTTGTGGTCAACAAGATGTCTCCGATGGATAGTTGGGAGATGAAGAAGTACATCGGAGTCTGGAGGTTCTTGCTGGTGAACACCAGGGTGATGATCAGGAGATTTCCACATATTGTCCCACAAAAAACTGACAGGAACAGAGAGAATTGCAAAACTCTTATATATTTACTTGCGTGAAATCCTAGGAGGAAAAAATGTCTGCCGATAGTCACATTTCTTCCCTAAGTTTTGAAGGGGAAAAAAGAAGACAAAGTGAATTTTTTTAGTATCTGTTAAAACCaagtgactataagagcttacattctacatggGACAAAAGAGAGAGGAacccactggccataagagcttacagtctacagaagagagaaagagaggatcccactgaccataagagcttatagtctacagaagagagaaagagaggaacccactgaccataagagcttatagtctacagaagaaagaaagagaggaaccaactgaccacaagagcttacagtctaccggagaaagaaagagaggaatccactgaccataagagcttacagtctacagaaaagagaaagaaaggaatccactgaccataagagcttacagtctacagaagagagaaagagaggaacatgctgaccataagagcttacagtctacagaagagagaaagagaggaacccactgaccataagagcttacagtctacagaagagagaaagagaggaacccactgaccgtaagagcttacagtctgcagaagagagaaagagaggaatccactgaccataagagcttacagtctacagaagagagaaagagaaaaacccactgaccataagagcttacagtctacagaagagagaaagagaggaatccactgaccataagagcttacactctacagaaaagagaaagaaaggaatccactgcccataagagcttacagtctacagaagaaagaaagagaggaatccactgaccataagagctgacagtctacagaaaagagaaagagaggaacccactgaccataagagcttacagtctacagaaaagagaaagagaggaatccactgaccataagagcttacagtctacagaagagagaaagagaggaatccactgaccataagagcttacagtctacagaagagagaaaagaggaacccactgaccataagagcttacagtctacagaagagagaaagagaggaacatgctgaccataagagcttacagtctacagaagagagaaagagaagaacccgctgaccataagagcttacagtctacagaagagagaaagagaggaacccgctgaccataagagcttacagtctacagaagagagaaagagaggaacccgctgaccataagagcttacagtctacagaagagagaaagagaggaacccgctgaacataagagcttacagtctacagaagagagaaagagaggaacccgctgaccataagagcttacagtctacagaagagagaaagagaggaacccgctgaacataagagcttacagtctacagaagagagaaagagaggaacccactgaccataagagcttacagtttacagaagagagaaagagaggaaaatgctgaccataagagcttacagtctacagaagagagaaagagaggaatccactgaccataagagcttacagtctacagaagagagaaagagaggaacccactgaccataagagcttacagtttacagaagagagaaagagaggaaaatgctgaccataagagcttacagtctacagaagagagaaagagaggaatccactgaccataagagcttacagtctacagaagagagaaagagaggaacccgctgaacataagagcttacagtctacagaagagagaaagagaggaacccgctgaccataagagcttacagtctacagaagagagaaagagaggaacccgctgaacataagagcttacagtctacagaagagagaaagagaggaacccactgaccataagagcttacagtttacagaagagagaaagagaggaaaatgctgaccataagagcttacagtctacagaagagagaaagagaggaatccactgaccataagagcttacagtctgcaGAAGAGAGAGGCTTGCCAAGTGACTATAAgggaagagcttacaatctacagaagagagaaagagaggaatccACTGACCATAATAGCGAACACTCATCAGAAGAGAGAGGCTTGCCTAGTGACATTGGAGGTGGTAAATGACTCTGCTGTACAAACTCTACTCTACTGGAAATTGCTAATTTCTGATGACCCAGGTACTACCCACCTCTGCTGTACAAGATGTGATAATCTGCAACAAGGTATAAATGAAGAGCATTATGAGGAAATCCTTACTGCAATGCAAATTGATGTGTTCCCGCTCTCTGACGCATCATGTCTGGGATAAATGGAGCCGGGCAGTTTTTTCTGCAAATGATAAATCAAATCTCAAAATGCTTAAGTTTGGGCGAAACTGGAAaagttttgaactgaaaatttaactCGATCTTCCACATataaattcactcatctctaccgagCAGCAACACAACAAGAGATGATGGATCCAGCAATCTAGCCGGTCAATGAAGTCTTTTCCAGCACAAGTGGAGCCTGAGTGAAGTGCACATCAGAAAGATTCAGGCCAAACTCATACTCAGCTGATTATTCTGTTTTTTCCCTAAGAAGTAATGAGCTGAACTGTTAAACATGGCAAATAGAAGGAGACACAACATTGCCAGACACTTCTGGTGGCAATTTCTTTTCCATTCAGATAACTTGAGTTCCCCAACTACCGATCATCACAAGACAGAAATACATTCTTTATACATATAAATCAAATATTTTAAAGATGTTACAATTAAAAAGATATTTTAGAACATATGGAAACAAGCTAGAACTTTTAATGTGTATGATTTCAACTGATTAAAGATCATTTATTTGTCATGGTCCAAGCGATCTTGTTGCCTTAGTTTTGATGATTTCTTCCTCGTAACGCCATACTAATCCTGATGAAGGTCCTTGGCTGTattgcacagacacactccatctCCATCTGCTGGGAATAGAGAAACCATTAATCCCATTACCAACCCCTTCTGTACTGCAATCCTGCATTTCCTATGAAGACAGACAGAATATAACCAGATAGAGATCAGCTAGGAAGTCTCATGTAAAAGATTTCTATGTATAGACACACAAAAGAGTTCTAGTATGTTGTAAATTAAAAATAACGACTAATTGAAGCTGGGTTAGAAGAAAACACATACATCATACAATACTATAATCCTCATGTACTGTGCATTTTATCTCCTTAAACTTACACCTATTGTCACCTATTGTATATATTTAGCAATAATATTTTGGTATTATTATATTACAGTTTATACGGAGTACTGAACGTTACAATCTGATTGTTTGGAGATTTCAAACTCTTAAGGTCCAGTTACACACAacaatgtatctaacgatatatcgccggggtcacggtttctgtgatgcacaATCCAGCATCATTAGcaacatcattgcgtgtgacaccaacgagcgactgttaatgatggaaaatactcaccaaatcgcatatcgttgacacgtcattcattttcaaaaaactgTTGATTGTTGaagacacaggttgtttgtcgttcccgaggcagcacacattgctacatgtgacaccttgggaactacGAACTACAGATTACCTGAAGCCgccggcaaagaggaaggaaggaggtgggcggaatgttacggccgttcatctccacccctctgcttctgttgggcggccgcttagtgatgccgttgGGACGCCGCACTAACCACCCccgtagaaaggaggctgttcgccggccacagcgacatggctaggcaggtaagtccgtgtgatggctcctaacaatattgtgcgccacgggcagcgatttgcctgtgacgcacaaataacGGGGgcaagtgctttcaccagcgatatcgctagcaatattgctgcatgtaaagccccctttagtcgtcTGAACTAAAGAATTCCTCTTTAATATCAAATCCATTCTATCTGTATATAACATTCACCTTTAGAGACCGGAGTTAGCTCTGATCACTGCAGGTGATGGTGGAATAAATATGTGCAGTTCCTAAACTTAATATATGTCACATTTTAGAAAATATTTGTCAATGATTCCACTTTTTCTTTGAGCAGTTTCACCTCTCCTTCCTGCCATTGTCACCAGTAGGTTTCTctagattatacttacaggtcaatTGCCTATTTTTGACTTATACAACAAGTATACAGAATTGTAGAATAGATGGTCAGAATTTTTGCTGACCATTGGGTAGTTTTTCGAACATTGACTTGCAAACAAGACATTATAAGGCTTTTTACTTTGTAGAGATGAGTCGATCGATCCGCATAAAAGTAAGATCAGGCCGAATGTCCAGAAATTCAGGGCTTTACGGGATTAAAAACATTTTGAGATTCAATTTCAagttttcaaaagaaaaaaaatgatttcGCGTCACAATTTTCCGCACTTCTGAATATTTAGAAGAGACTGGTGTAATTTTACATTACAGCGATGACCTTTTCACAATGTCCTTCAGCTTTGACATCTTACCAATTATCAGACCTTGTACATTGGTGGAAAAGCTCAGAAAGGAAGACTTGAATGCATTATATTATAAAGATTAGTGATATTTACCTGGCAATGACTGAGCTTCTTATGGACCTTTATGACAATGTACATATCATCCTGATGTAATGTGTGTTagacctctttcacatgtcagtgaaaaactccGACAATTTTCACTTACGTGATAAAGGTGCGTATCTACCTCCATGtatcgtgattttggcacacgtgatctccatgtgctatccgtaacAATACACGGAGTTCAggaacttatactcacctgtccatgccactgctgtccgtggtgctgaagtctccagtgaTACTGTGTCTGGCCACCGCTGTCTCCCCTTTGCAGCTACTTACAGGTctctgtgcagtgaatatgcatgagcataattagtcaTCCTGGAAGCAGAGACAGTAGCAGGTGaaaacagcatcgctggagaagatgagtttaaaaagctttttatgttaaatgtacat
Protein-coding sequences here:
- the LOC142302924 gene encoding olfactory receptor 5M8-like, which translates into the protein MNDRGCHVIQSEGDADVEIVKAAVSMSSNKSTSLIGEDTDLLVLLLHHASTSDGNKLYFYSDKGSPATVYDIKVMKKFLGNHVCSSLLFLNAFTGCDTTFCGFWNQKKTRSAQEGKGDSVLNSCAKMFSTLKKDIAEIEDAGCKVMVVLFGDKAGDNLSAMRYSTLCKKVGSAKIFVTPERLPPTSSATRYHALRSYLQVMVWMDNGEAMDTTEWGRNVTIGRHFFLLGFHASKYIRVLQFSLFLSVFCGTICGNLLIITLVFTSKNLQTPMYFFISQLSIGDILLTTNIVPKMLQILLYNGGTITFTDCITQLYIFCVSEAFECLLLTVMSYDRYVAICNPLRYATIMTKTCCVRLIIISWVFGFSNPLVESITTTMITFCGPNIIDHYFCDMNALLDIACSDTSIVHLEITLLGSPSIIIPTIIIIISYAKIIAAILRISSSTGRQKAFSTCSSHLTVVSIFYWTLFSVYIFPTQEQTMNISKLQSLLFTVFIPFINPIIYSLRNNNIKEAVKKNLKLK